One Prolixibacteraceae bacterium DNA segment encodes these proteins:
- a CDS encoding helix-turn-helix domain-containing protein, giving the protein MKHFTIQQRYILEDKVKEGISLRCIAKHLDKNPSTISREFPGFFLLVLCKG; this is encoded by the coding sequence ATGAAGCACTTCACCATACAACAAAGATACATTTTAGAAGATAAAGTCAAAGAAGGAATTTCGTTACGTTGCATTGCAAAGCATCTTGATAAGAATCCGAGTACTATATCCAGAGAATTCCCTGGATTTTTTCTCTTGGTTTTATGCAAGGGATGA
- a CDS encoding ISAs1 family transposase produces MNEVVVNNYDNKITRYFLPLKDPRRIQKGNFMYPLTEILFLSLSATLSGFKTNEDIAQFGELKTDWLRKFYPYASGIPSHDTIGRVFRHLDSSLFNECFINWSSNLTKRTSNQVIGIDGKTIKGSANAKKNAIHVVSAFASGNGLCLGQVTTNKKSNEITAIPELLDLITVKGMIVTTDAMGCQTEIAYKILEKEGDYILQVKGNQQKTKEEIVIQFNTDIVCDSNITEDCGHGRIETRICDVINDFEGASVLTKWSGIRSLIQITTQTLESSTNKERSDVRYYISSLDTTAERFNRPIRSHWAIENNLHWSLDVSFDEDKQQRKKDHAAENMNMLCKMALNILKLDTENKKTLKWKKNRAIYVDEYREKLIARSNTC; encoded by the coding sequence ATGAATGAAGTAGTTGTAAATAATTATGATAATAAGATTACTCGTTATTTCCTTCCATTAAAAGATCCTCGAAGAATACAAAAAGGTAATTTTATGTACCCACTCACAGAAATTCTATTCCTTTCATTATCAGCCACCTTAAGTGGTTTTAAAACCAATGAAGATATTGCACAATTTGGAGAACTTAAAACTGACTGGCTGAGAAAATTTTATCCGTACGCATCAGGGATTCCATCACACGATACCATTGGTCGAGTATTTAGACATTTAGATTCTTCGCTCTTTAATGAGTGTTTTATCAACTGGTCTTCAAATTTAACTAAGCGAACTTCAAATCAAGTTATAGGAATTGATGGTAAGACTATTAAAGGTTCTGCCAATGCTAAGAAAAATGCAATCCATGTTGTATCCGCTTTTGCTTCAGGTAATGGTTTGTGCTTGGGACAGGTTACCACGAACAAAAAGAGTAATGAAATAACAGCCATCCCAGAATTGTTAGATCTTATCACTGTCAAAGGAATGATTGTTACAACAGATGCAATGGGCTGTCAAACTGAAATTGCATATAAAATACTGGAAAAAGAAGGGGACTATATTTTACAAGTAAAAGGTAATCAGCAGAAAACTAAAGAGGAGATTGTCATTCAATTTAATACAGATATTGTTTGTGATTCTAATATCACAGAAGACTGTGGTCATGGAAGAATTGAAACACGTATCTGTGATGTAATAAATGACTTTGAAGGTGCTTCTGTATTGACCAAATGGAGTGGTATCCGTAGTTTAATTCAAATAACAACCCAGACATTAGAGTCTTCAACAAATAAAGAAAGATCTGATGTGAGATATTATATTTCCTCGTTAGATACAACAGCTGAGAGGTTTAATAGACCTATACGTTCACATTGGGCAATAGAGAATAATCTTCATTGGTCTCTTGATGTGTCATTCGATGAAGATAAACAACAGCGTAAAAAAGATCATGCAGCTGAGAATATGAATATGCTTTGTAAAATGGCTCTTAATATCTTAAAATTGGATACAGAGAACAAAAAAACATTGAAATGGAAGAAAAATAGAGCTATATATGTCGATGAATATAGGGAAAAGCTTATCGCTCGTTCTAATACTTGTTAA
- a CDS encoding sulfatase — protein sequence MKLKDISLSMAMMLSASCFHHAEAQSEEKSPNILFISVDDLNDWVGLMGDKEHPDVITPNLDRLAARGVYFTNNHANTTACTPSRLSVMTGMGAVSTGCYTNSSGVQNKSLFQESIPLQSTLRQSGYYTMGCGKIEGHALMEYDKKYPDTKMWDERVPRSFRMNTPTFRDGGGYGGIDFYPFPMGGSDIKKYNASYKGHSLCAGPIDRDYIPGGKMPDELTVEWAMDRLQKDYEKPFMLGVGFVRPHVPYTAPREFFDMYPLDKIHIPVDPKGEMDDIPLFGKAMAYGCFDPCDERMVRELGPEYRKKLVQGYLACVTFMDTQLGKLLDALDKSVYADNTIICLWSDHGQHLGEKHSWRKQDLWQESTNCPMLWIVPGVTKGGKVCNQPTSLIDIYPTMLSLCGLESKHALDGNGLLPQLKNVKVKRDYPALTSWSFGSHSLRGVRYHYIHYYDGSEELYDCKKDYAEHTNLASNPKYAKVIERMKKFLPKDKYQPTERSKEFHRY from the coding sequence ATGAAGTTAAAAGATATATCCTTGTCGATGGCAATGATGCTCTCTGCATCTTGCTTTCATCATGCAGAGGCACAGAGTGAGGAAAAAAGCCCAAATATTTTATTTATCTCTGTAGATGATCTAAATGATTGGGTCGGATTAATGGGAGATAAGGAGCATCCTGATGTCATTACTCCTAATCTAGATCGTTTGGCTGCTAGAGGGGTCTACTTCACGAATAATCATGCAAATACCACCGCATGTACGCCCTCTCGACTCTCTGTGATGACCGGAATGGGAGCAGTAAGCACGGGCTGTTATACCAATAGTAGTGGGGTGCAAAATAAGTCGCTTTTTCAAGAGAGTATTCCTCTTCAAAGTACCCTTCGTCAGAGTGGTTACTATACTATGGGGTGTGGTAAGATTGAGGGACATGCTTTGATGGAGTATGATAAGAAATATCCTGATACAAAAATGTGGGACGAGAGGGTGCCAAGAAGTTTCCGTATGAATACGCCTACTTTTAGAGATGGTGGTGGTTATGGGGGGATCGATTTTTATCCTTTTCCTATGGGTGGATCGGATATCAAAAAATATAATGCATCCTATAAGGGACACTCTCTTTGTGCTGGTCCAATTGATAGAGATTATATCCCTGGAGGAAAGATGCCAGATGAACTAACCGTTGAGTGGGCTATGGACCGTCTTCAGAAAGACTATGAAAAGCCTTTTATGTTGGGGGTGGGATTTGTTCGTCCCCATGTGCCTTATACCGCACCACGTGAGTTTTTCGATATGTATCCTCTAGATAAAATTCATATTCCAGTAGACCCAAAAGGAGAGATGGATGATATACCACTTTTTGGTAAAGCGATGGCGTATGGTTGTTTTGATCCTTGTGATGAACGAATGGTTCGAGAGTTAGGACCAGAATATAGAAAGAAATTGGTGCAAGGTTATTTGGCTTGTGTCACGTTTATGGATACCCAATTAGGAAAACTGCTCGATGCCCTAGATAAAAGTGTCTATGCTGATAATACCATCATCTGTTTGTGGTCGGATCATGGACAACATCTAGGGGAGAAGCATAGTTGGAGAAAACAGGATTTGTGGCAAGAGTCAACGAATTGTCCGATGCTATGGATTGTTCCAGGAGTGACCAAAGGGGGTAAGGTTTGTAACCAGCCAACTAGTTTGATTGATATCTATCCTACCATGTTATCCCTATGTGGTTTGGAATCAAAGCATGCCTTAGATGGAAATGGCTTGCTCCCACAACTTAAGAATGTGAAAGTGAAAAGAGATTACCCTGCACTGACGTCATGGTCTTTTGGTAGCCATTCGTTGAGAGGGGTTCGTTATCACTATATTCACTATTATGATGGGTCAGAAGAGCTCTATGATTGCAAAAAAGATTATGCAGAACATACGAACTTGGCTTCGAATCCTAAATATGCTAAGGTGATTGAAAGAATGAAGAAATTTCTTCCGAAGGATAAGTACCAACCAACAGAGAGAAGTAAAGAGTTTCATCGCTATTGA
- the pckA gene encoding phosphoenolpyruvate carboxykinase (ATP), giving the protein MDHVDIANIGVSLTGTNIIHQPSYDQLFEYECSLSLEDNERGVVTNTGTIAVDTGVFTGRTPRDKYILMDSTTDHQVWWTSAAYPNDNKPISPYIWSHLLDLVTNYLQERKLYVVDLFCDLDPQYRKKVRVVTEIAWQAHFAMNMFVRPTKEELECFGDPDFTVLCASRVLNKEWKEQGLNSENFVAFSLAHGIQLIGGTWYGGEIKKGIFSMMNYFLPLKGAPTMHCAANQGEDGDIALFFGLSGTGKTTLSTDEGRLLIGDDEHSWGNAGIANLEGGCYAKTSKLSFEKEPHIYQAIKRNALLENVMVGEDGEVDYDDVSKTENGRVSYPINHIESLASLVQPLGHPNKIVLLTADAFGVFPPVSKLNKQQFMYHFLSGFTSKVSGTEQGVLSPVPTFSACYGAAFLTLHPTVYANLILEKIKTFGTEVFLVNTGWQGSGVRYPLDQTRAMVRWVLSDESSHASYQNIPIFNLSVPLEIVGVETALLDPRNGYETESLWEERADKLSKMFVDNFDKYSSLFDYQKICSGGPSLVHDF; this is encoded by the coding sequence ATGGACCATGTCGACATTGCTAATATAGGAGTATCCCTTACTGGGACTAATATTATTCATCAACCTTCGTATGATCAACTATTTGAATATGAGTGTTCTCTCTCATTAGAGGATAATGAGCGTGGGGTGGTAACCAATACAGGAACCATTGCTGTGGATACTGGTGTATTTACAGGACGTACCCCACGGGATAAATATATTCTTATGGATAGCACTACGGATCATCAAGTTTGGTGGACGAGTGCTGCTTACCCTAATGATAATAAGCCGATAAGTCCATATATTTGGTCTCATCTTCTGGATTTAGTTACGAACTATTTGCAAGAGAGAAAACTTTATGTCGTAGACCTCTTTTGTGATTTAGATCCTCAATATAGAAAGAAAGTGAGAGTGGTTACGGAGATTGCTTGGCAAGCTCATTTCGCAATGAATATGTTTGTTCGCCCGACCAAAGAGGAGTTAGAATGTTTTGGAGATCCCGACTTTACGGTTTTGTGTGCTAGTAGGGTGTTGAATAAAGAGTGGAAAGAGCAGGGTTTGAATTCCGAAAATTTTGTTGCTTTTAGTTTGGCTCATGGTATTCAATTGATTGGCGGTACTTGGTATGGTGGAGAGATAAAGAAGGGGATCTTTTCGATGATGAACTATTTTCTTCCATTAAAAGGAGCTCCAACGATGCATTGTGCAGCTAATCAAGGAGAGGATGGAGATATTGCTCTTTTCTTTGGTCTTTCTGGAACAGGAAAAACGACACTTTCAACTGATGAGGGGCGTCTGTTGATAGGGGATGATGAACACTCTTGGGGGAATGCTGGAATTGCGAATCTCGAAGGAGGTTGTTATGCAAAAACATCTAAGCTGAGTTTTGAGAAAGAACCTCATATATACCAAGCGATAAAACGAAATGCACTCTTAGAGAATGTGATGGTGGGAGAGGATGGAGAGGTGGATTATGATGATGTGAGCAAAACGGAAAATGGTCGTGTTTCTTATCCTATTAATCATATTGAATCGCTTGCCTCCTTAGTACAACCATTAGGACATCCGAATAAGATTGTCCTTTTAACAGCAGATGCTTTTGGCGTTTTTCCTCCTGTCTCTAAGTTAAACAAACAACAGTTTATGTATCATTTTCTCTCTGGATTTACATCCAAAGTATCCGGAACGGAACAAGGGGTTCTAAGTCCAGTGCCTACATTTTCTGCTTGTTATGGTGCTGCTTTCCTGACACTACACCCTACGGTATATGCTAACTTAATATTGGAAAAGATTAAAACTTTTGGAACTGAAGTGTTCTTGGTAAACACTGGTTGGCAAGGGAGTGGAGTGCGTTATCCTTTAGATCAAACACGAGCTATGGTTCGATGGGTTCTTTCAGATGAAAGTTCTCATGCTTCGTATCAAAATATCCCTATTTTCAACCTGTCGGTGCCATTAGAGATTGTTGGGGTAGAAACGGCATTGTTAGACCCAAGAAATGGATATGAGACTGAATCTTTGTGGGAAGAGAGAGCCGATAAACTATCCAAAATGTTCGTGGATAATTTCGATAAATACTCCAGCTTATTTGATTACCAAAAGATCTGTAGTGGAGGCCCGTCTTTGGTGCATGACTTTTAA